ATGAAGGAATCGGCGACGCAACCGTATTAAGGACAGGCGCAAGGAACAAGGTTCAAGGATCCAGGCGAAGGACGAGGGACGCGAAGAGCACGAACAACAAAAATTAAAACGGAGTGAGAGGCACTTGAACAAGTATCCTTATCTTTTTCATCCCGGTCGGATCGGTAATGTTGAACTGAAGAATCGCATTGTAATGGCGCCGATGGGGACCATGGGGCCCCATATAGGTTACGGAAGCACCTTTTCCGACAGGTTGATTACGTATTACGAAAGGCGCGCAAAGGGCGAGACGGGCCTCATCATCACCGGTTTGAGCCTGGTGAGTTCTGCGCACGAACCGTGGGAGATCGACGGTGTGAACCCCAACATCATTTTTAACTCTCCCTGGCGAGTACCCAACTATCTGCAGTTGACAGAAAGAGTGCATGATTTCGGGGCCAGGATATTTGTGCAGCTGACGGCTGGTTGGGGCAGGGTCTTTCCGGGAACACTTGCAGAACAGCTCGCGCGAAGGGGGGCGCAATTCGCAGCCGTATCAGGAGGGCCGCTCTTCTGGAGGCCGAACATCATGGCCCGTGAACTCGCAACCACGGAGGTGGATGATCTTGTACAGGCATTCGGCACAGCTGCATTGATCGCCAAGCAGGGCGGCTTTGACGGGGTCGAGCTTCACGGCCACGAAGGTTACCTGATGGATCAATTCACCACCGCTTTATGGAACAAGAGAACAGACAAATACGGCGGCGATCTGATGGGAAGGATGCACTTCGTTCTTTCAATTATCAAGGCAATTCATCAGAACGCAGGCGCCGATTTTCCCATCATTCACCGGATCGGGCTGGAGCATAAGATTCACGGCGGAAGAAAGATTGCTGAAGGGATTGAGATCGCCAGGATATTGGAGAAGGCCGGGGTGTCAGCTCTTCACGTGGATGCCGGTTGTTTCGAGAATTGGTACTGGCCGCATCCTCCAGAATATCAGCCGCCGGGGTGCATGGTTGATCTGGCCGCCATGATCAGGCCGCATGTGCATATTCCGGTTATCACCGTGGGACGACTCGGCTATCCGGATCTTGCCAACCGCGTACTCGAGGAGGGAAAGGCCGACTTTGTGGCATTAGGACGGCCTTTGCTTGCTGACCCGGATTTCGCCTCGAAAGCGCGGAAAGGAGAAGAGACGGAGATCCGCCCCTGTATCGGTTGCCACGAATGCTTTGCACGGCTGCGGACCCGAAAGGCCCTGAGCTGCGCGGTCAATCCGCAATGCGGGGATGAAGAACGTCTGGAGCTGCGCCCCGCAATGGTTCGAAAGAGAGTTGCTGTTGTTGGCGGAGGCATTGCCGGCATGGAGGCTGCCCGGGTAGCAGCCCTGAGGGGCCACTCCGTTACACTCTATGAAAAGAGCGATCGTCTTGGCGGCATTCTTCATATCGCAGGTAAGGCTGATTTCAAAAAGGATATTGCACGCCTGTTCATGTTTCAGACAGGTCAACTTGAAAGATTGGACAACATACAGGTCAGACTCCGGACTGAGGCTACGCCGGAGATGCTCGCAACCGACCAGCCGGATGTTCTCTTCATTGCAACGGGCTCAAGTCCTCTCTGCGAAGCTGACATTAAAGGCTTGAGCACAGGACGCTATGCCACGCCAGAAGACGTGTATCGGGATGAAGTTCCACCGGGGAGAAACGCCTGCGTGGTAGGAGGCGGATCCGTCGGCTGCGAGACGGCTCTCTACCTTGCGAAGAAGGGTTGGTCGGTCACGCTTGTGGAAGTGCTCGCCGCGGTTGCCACCGATCTTTTCGAGGCGAACAGAATGATGCTTCTCGACCTGCTCACTCACCACGGCGTGAAGCTTTACGTCGGTAGCAGGGTGAAAGAGGTCGCGACCAGCGCCCTATTAATCGATACTCCTCAAGGAGAGGAACGTTGCGAGGCCGATCTTCTGGTACTTTGTATCGGGCGTCAACCTGTGAACGATCTGGTGCTTGCAGTACGTGAGTTCATCAAGGAAGTCTATGTCATCGGCGATTGTGTTGCACCACGTAAAATAAAAGACGCCGTCTGGGAAGCTTTTAAGATCGCGATAACGATATAGACAGAAGAGGGAAGCGGTCTGTCACTGGGCGAAACTGATTCTTCCTTCCACTTGAGGAGAGACGGGAGAATGTTCTTTCAGGTACTCTACCAGGGCATCTAAGAGGGTGTCCCCGTACGCGATATTCTTTCCTTGAGTAAGAGCAGCCATCTTGTCGCCACCCGCAGCCAGGAAATCATTCGTGACCACTGTGTACGATGCAGTCGCATCGAGCGGCTTTCCGTTAACTTCCGCTTTCACTACACGCTGGCCTGCCGGTCTCTTGAGGTCATAGGTGACTGCAATGCCGGAGACCTGCATGACACCGAAATCGCCTGTGCCGCCCTGCTCCAGCGCTGTGCGCACCTGTTCTCCGGTCAGCGTCATAGAGATGAGCACATTGTCAAACGGGAATGCGGTGAACACTTCCTCCATCGTGATTTTTCCGGCAGGAATATTTGCCCTGATACCGCCGCTATTCTCAAAGGCAATCTGGCATCCTGCGGCTGCTCGCATCGCGTCTGCTACGAGATTGCCCAGATTGGATTCGCCGGTTCGTGTAGTTGTGAGGTCGGCCGATGCTGTTCCCACGACTGCGGAGAATTTGTCCTTGACCCGGTCGTTATATTTCTTCGCGATCAGCGCAGCCCTTCTGTCTGATGCGTCATGCGCTCCGGCAGACACAACTTTGAGGCCGCTCGCCTCGGTGTAGCCGACGGCTTTACTTGTCGCCTTATCAACGATGAGTTCCAGCACGCCGAGATACACGCCGTAGGCGCCGGTCTGCAGGATGACCGTGCCGTTCTCCGTCTTCAGTGGCTTATGGATTACGGTGTGGCTGTGTCCGCCAACGATGGCATCGATGCCCGGAACGGTTGAGGCAACTTTCTTATCCGCGTCCAGCCCGAGATGCGAGAGCACAATGATGATCGTCGCTCCCCGCTGTTTCACATCATTGATCAGTCCGGGCAATACATTTTCAGGACTCAAAAACGTCAGGTTTTTCACGTTATCCGGTTTTGTGGTGTACCGTGTCTCCGGAGTAGTGACCCCTATGACCGCTACTTTTGTCTGCCCTTTCCGGAGGATTACGTACCGCTTCATACCGGGCAACAGGTTTCCATGGGGATCGACAATGTTTGCAGCCAAAAAGGGAAAGTGAGCTTCGCGGCGTAGTCGTTCCAACACACCCACTCCCCAATCAAACTCATGGTTGCCAAGGGCCATGGCGTCGAACTTCAACTCGTTCATGATGTGCATCACCGGGGCGCCGTACGCAAGGTTGGAGACAGGGCTTCCCTGGAACATATCACCCGCAGCCAGTAGCACTGTGCCGCCGGGATTCCGGGTCCTCTCCCTTTTTATCATTGCGGCGAGATACGCGGCTCCGCCCACCGGATTATCCGCATCAATCGTTTTGTCTATCGAGGGATTTACCCTGCCGTGATAGTCATTCACATGAAGTATCGTCAGGATCTTCGTAGCAGGGGCGGCACACAAACCGCCTGTGGTGATCGTGACGATCACAAGAATGGCTAACAGCAGGTTGCATGATCTCTTCTTCATCGTACCTCCTGAAAATATCGCACCATTGCGCATAACCTGTTTTTAAGTCAGTACCCGTGCCCTTAAGTTGTCGTTACCTTCACCATCTTTCTCACTTTCCTCGGTGCCGCCAGCCAGACTATGATACTTGATGCAAACGCGAAAACAGCACAGAGGAGAAATGCCAGTTGGTAGCTGTGGGTCCTGTCATAAATAAAGCCGCCAAACCAGGCTCCGAATGCGCACCCGGCACCGATGACTCCTTCCAGTATGCCGTAGATCAGGCCGAAGCGTTTGCCCTGAAAAAGATCGGCTGCTACTGAGATGAACATCGGGGCGGTGCAGCCCCACCCGATTCCGAGCAGAAGGCTGAAGACATAGGCGAGATTCCTGGTGCCTGTTGAGTCGAGCAGAATAAGAGAGCATGATGCCATCGTAAGAACAATCGCGCCTGCTGTGAACGTCGGTTCCCGTCCTATACGATCGGAAAGCCAACCCCAGAATATTCTGGCGATCAATGACACGACGCCGACTATCGCCAGGAAAAAGGCTGCGGCCATGCGTTCGATGCCTTTGTCGATGAGAAACCTCACCGAGTGAGTGACCATGAGATACACAGGCGTGATGCTCAGGAAGGCGAATACAAGCACCGCCCAGTAACGGCCGGTCTTGAATATCCGTTTGACCGTCCAGTCGGTAGCAGCCCAGACTGGGTCTACAACCTGTACGGTTCGTTTCTTTGGGGGCTGCCCGACAACCGATCCGTCAGGAAAGAGGCCGAGATCTGCAGGTCTATGTCGGAGAAAAATGAGCATCGAAGGAAAGAGAACGATGAAGAAGAGAGATGACAGGGCCACGAAGGACGTCCTCCAGCCCCACAGAGAAATAAAATATTGCGTCAGCGGCACCAGCAGGAATGTCCCCAGTCCCATTCCTGATACGGCAAAACCCACAGCGACCCCTCGCTTCTTTTCGAACCAGTGGGCCAGGAGAGGTGAGTATGCGGCGATGCTGACCGCAGTGACGCCAGTGGCAACTATAATCCCGAAGAAGAGGTAGAACTGGAAAAGAGTCCCGATAGAGCGGCAAAGAACGAGCCCGCCGCACATGATGGCTATTCCGGGAAGTATAACGCGCCGCGGTCCGAATCTGTCGATAAGACCTCCCGTGATAGGCGCCAATATCAGGTAGATGATGTAGGAAACCGACTGAACGCCGGCCGCAGCGCCGCGGCTCCATCCGAACTCGTCAAGCAGGGCCGCATAAAAGACCGCAAACGTGGTGCGGATTCCTGTCCATGCAGCCATACCGAGAAGACCGAGCAGAACGATAATCCAGCCGTAAAAAAAAGGGAGGGACGCAAAACGCTTTTCCGCCAATGAAGTTCCTCCTTGACCCCTTCGATAGGGCGAAGTGAGCTCAGGCAGTGCCGCACGTTCCGACCTGTGGCGCTGTTTGGACTTCTATATTCTTCACAATTTCCGAGCTTTACACAATTGTTTTTTGCAGGCGGAGGAGCGCAATCAAAAAATTGACACACTTTTTCATTCTCGTTATACTTGCGGGTAGCAGAGAGGGTGAGATGTCCCGGTTACAGAAAAGGATAGCTGTTCTCCTTATTTTGTATCTCATAGTGATAAGCGCACTCTGCCTCATAGATTACGGTGGCGGTAACAGCGGTAAGATCAACGGCGTTGCCTCTTTTGTCGGGCTCAAGTCAATAATTGCAGCCCCGACCTTCGAATCAACCCGCTATGGACTTTCAATTATCTCCAGGGAAAGCGTGCGACCGAATATAGGTGCACTGCTTGTGTACGGGATCCTCGGATTTATTGTTTCCTCCGCAATATATAGCCTGCAACCCAAGGTAGGCGGTTTGGGCGCTTCCGACTGGGTAGATGTTGGCCGTCGCATGACAGAATCGGCCTACTACGAGGAAGCGATAGATGCGTACAGTATCGCGACACAACTCAATCCCACATGGCGACTACGAGCGGGCGGTCCGGGACTACCACTCGGCGCTCCGTCTCAAGCCTGTAATGAGCACGTATTACACGGAGCTGGGTGATTATTTCAATAGCCTGAAGCTGGTAGCCGGCCATGGCCTGAGCGAGGAGAGCTCAAGGGATGCACGTGAGGACGTGCCCGCAACAGATTTCCTCTGGTGTCCCAACTGTTTTATAGCGATGAAGGTAGCGAAGGGTAGTAGGGGGTGCTTCAGTTGCCCTAAGTGTTCGCACGAATTCTTCGCCTGAAGGTGGGCTGAATTTTGCGCCTATCTTCGTTCCCTTCGTCGTCGTGATACCTCGACGTACTTCATAGTACGCCGTCGGTCCACTCCTCCTCGGCGCCTCGATATCCATCGAAATTGAGCTTGGTATCAGCACGCTTCCAACCGCTCGGAGCGGGGCAGCGAGGGAAACAGTGATCCGGCAGGTTCCGCCATATGCGATAGTTCGCCTTCGTTAATGGGGCATAGCCGTTTGACCCGTTAAGTTTGTTTGCATTGGAAACGATAATGAAATACCTGATAAGGGCAAACCATCCTAAAGGATGGGACGCAAAGCCACTGGCCTAAGTCCGAAAGGGATACGGTCGCAGGGCTGCCGGGTGATGCAGAGGCATGCTTCACCATTCCACGGCAGCGGTCCTTGCATCTCTCCGGCGCACGCGAAAGACAGGATTCGAGAGATGCGGCAATCACGTTACAAGATCGATTCCTTCATTGACGCATCAGCGTACTACTCCTGTCGCAAGTCACAGTATGAGGAGGTTGCAATGGGGTACGAGCGTATACTGATCGTGGAGGACGAATACATTACAGGTGAAGGCATCCGTCATATGGTTTACCAATTCGGGTATGAGCCGATCGGGCCTGTCGCTTCCGGCAAGGATGCCATCGCAAGCGCTCTGGCCCATGGTCCCGATGTTATTCTGATGGATATTCAGCTAAAAGGGCCCATGAACGGCATCCAGGCCGCGGAAGCAATCAGGGCGCAATCCCGCTGTCCGGTGATCTACGTCACCGCCAACTCAGATCAACTAAGAACGCGGGGAGCCGTGGATACCGGATCATTCGGACCAGTCTTGAAGCCCATAAACGAGCAGGAGCTTCTTGCAGCCATCAAGAAAGCTCTCAATCAGCCGAGGGCTGAATCGGCACCGCGTGCGTGGCCCCCTGTTGTGCATGAGCTGTAGCAATCATCTTTGAGCAGCGGGCGTAATCCTGCGAATCATACGACTCACCGTGGCATAGCCGACAGGGTTAAATCCTTCGACCCATCAGAAATATCCGCTTGACTTATTGCTATTTGATTCACGTATAGCTACTCTTTGGCTATACTCCATAGGACGTACGGAGTTATGCCAAAAAGGATACCCATATCACTGATTATTGTGGTGTTTATCGTCTCCCTGTCCGTCGTGGTGAACTGGGTCAGAGAAAGACGTCAGGTACAGGGTACTGCTCGCATAGCGGCGAGTGGTCAGAGCGAGATGTTTCGCCACGAAGAGGATGCTCGGGAATCAGTGAACGAGCAAAAGGCAAATGACTGTGATGAGTGGGCGCACATGAGCTTCAGGCAGAAGCAGGCGAATTACCGAACTGATCCCAAGAGGTGGGACAGGTGCTTGTGTGAGGGAGAGGGCTGCGAGCTGGACCGTGTATATCTGACGGGTAAATCACGAGCGCTTAAGTGACGAGAGGGAAATCATGAGACGCGTCTTCTATGTAGTGTTGGCGGGGCTGGTCTTTATACTTGCCGTCCTCGTAGGTACGGTAATATCAGCAGTTTTACTGGGTGGAGTGGAGTTGTGAAGTTGATGAGCGCAGGCTCAGCTTGCCTTTTACTCTATGATCGTTAGAATAAAGGAGCACCCATGAACAAGGACAAACCAAACGAATCGCAAGCCAGCGGGCTAAGCCCTTACGGCACGTCCGAGCAGAGACGTACCATGGCACGATGGAAACACAAAGGTTCGACGCTCCAGTATTGGACCGAAGTGCCACGAAGTCTTGCAGTCATGGAAAATGACCTGGGAGAAGTGGTGTTCATTGACAGTGATGGAAAAGCATGGAGAGGACCCAGATTTAGCAAGGCTAACCCGGTGCCGGTGGATCAGTATCCCCCCTTAGCAGATGATTACCTGATGGTGACGTGATGAAGAATATTATCCTGTTTGCGTTAATCCTTGTTTCCTCGGTGATCGTCTGTTTTGAGACCTCTTACGCGTTCAATTCCGAGGACCTTCAACGACTGATGAAAACGGGCAGCTGCGTCGATTGTGACCTTTCAGGAGCAGTGCTCATCCACATGAAATTGGGCGGTGCAGATCTCGCAGGAGCCAATCTATCGGGAGCAAACCTGACCGATTCATACCTGGCAGGCGCAAATCTGGAGGGGGCTAATTTATCCAATGCTGTCCTGATCAGTACAAGTCTGGCGGGAGCTAACCTCTTTCGTGCCAAGTTAGGTCGATCGAACCTTATGTACATGGATCTCTCCGGCGCCACCTGGGTTGATGGATCATCCTGCCTGAAGCCTTCTTCCGGGTGGTGCAAGAAGTAGATCAAGAAGCAAAAGCTTTCCCGAAAATTTCACTCACTCAAACGGATCTATACAATAGCGCAAGGTTCCCGTTTTCCGCTTTAAGCGTCTGTCACTGCGGGGAGCGTACGGGAGGCATTGTGGGGGGTGGCGCCTGAGGGAGCCCACCCGTGTTCACCTCATTGTTAATTGTCCGCGCAGCAGCAGCTTGTTGCGCTGAGAGCTCTTGCGCTGCTGCTTGTTGCGCTGCCAGCTGCTGCGCCAGAGCCTGTTGGGCTGCTGCCTGCTGAATTGCCAGCTGCTGTGCTGCTGCCTTCTGTGCTGCTGCCTGCTGAATTGCTAACTGTTGAGCCGCCGCTTGTTGAAGCAGCAGGTACTGTGCTGCTGCCTGTTCCGTTGCTGCTTTCTGCGCTGCTTCCTGAGCAGCTACACATTGAGCCGATGCGTCTTGTGCTGCGCCTTGAGCTGCCTTGAGGGCTGCCTGGCATTGAGCCGACGCCTCCTGTGCTGCGCTTTGAGGCGCTTGCTGAGCCGCTGCTTGCTGAGCTAGTTGTTGGGACGTTGTACACTGAGCAACTGCTTGTTGCGCTGCATTTTGCGCTGCCTGTTGGGCCGCTGTGCACTGCGCAACCGGCTGTTCCGCGCTTTGAGCATCTGCGCTAACAGGCACAATACATAAAGCTGCTACTAAAAGAAATAGGGTGACAATT
The Syntrophorhabdales bacterium DNA segment above includes these coding regions:
- a CDS encoding bifunctional UDP-sugar hydrolase/5'-nucleotidase; protein product: MKKRSCNLLLAILVIVTITTGGLCAAPATKILTILHVNDYHGRVNPSIDKTIDADNPVGGAAYLAAMIKRERTRNPGGTVLLAAGDMFQGSPVSNLAYGAPVMHIMNELKFDAMALGNHEFDWGVGVLERLRREAHFPFLAANIVDPHGNLLPGMKRYVILRKGQTKVAVIGVTTPETRYTTKPDNVKNLTFLSPENVLPGLINDVKQRGATIIIVLSHLGLDADKKVASTVPGIDAIVGGHSHTVIHKPLKTENGTVILQTGAYGVYLGVLELIVDKATSKAVGYTEASGLKVVSAGAHDASDRRAALIAKKYNDRVKDKFSAVVGTASADLTTTRTGESNLGNLVADAMRAAAGCQIAFENSGGIRANIPAGKITMEEVFTAFPFDNVLISMTLTGEQVRTALEQGGTGDFGVMQVSGIAVTYDLKRPAGQRVVKAEVNGKPLDATASYTVVTNDFLAAGGDKMAALTQGKNIAYGDTLLDALVEYLKEHSPVSPQVEGRISFAQ
- a CDS encoding response regulator, with the translated sequence MGYERILIVEDEYITGEGIRHMVYQFGYEPIGPVASGKDAIASALAHGPDVILMDIQLKGPMNGIQAAEAIRAQSRCPVIYVTANSDQLRTRGAVDTGSFGPVLKPINEQELLAAIKKALNQPRAESAPRAWPPVVHEL
- a CDS encoding pentapeptide repeat-containing protein, translated to MKNIILFALILVSSVIVCFETSYAFNSEDLQRLMKTGSCVDCDLSGAVLIHMKLGGADLAGANLSGANLTDSYLAGANLEGANLSNAVLISTSLAGANLFRAKLGRSNLMYMDLSGATWVDGSSCLKPSSGWCKK
- a CDS encoding MFS transporter, coding for MAEKRFASLPFFYGWIIVLLGLLGMAAWTGIRTTFAVFYAALLDEFGWSRGAAAGVQSVSYIIYLILAPITGGLIDRFGPRRVILPGIAIMCGGLVLCRSIGTLFQFYLFFGIIVATGVTAVSIAAYSPLLAHWFEKKRGVAVGFAVSGMGLGTFLLVPLTQYFISLWGWRTSFVALSSLFFIVLFPSMLIFLRHRPADLGLFPDGSVVGQPPKKRTVQVVDPVWAATDWTVKRIFKTGRYWAVLVFAFLSITPVYLMVTHSVRFLIDKGIERMAAAFFLAIVGVVSLIARIFWGWLSDRIGREPTFTAGAIVLTMASCSLILLDSTGTRNLAYVFSLLLGIGWGCTAPMFISVAADLFQGKRFGLIYGILEGVIGAGCAFGAWFGGFIYDRTHSYQLAFLLCAVFAFASSIIVWLAAPRKVRKMVKVTTT
- a CDS encoding FAD-dependent oxidoreductase, whose amino-acid sequence is MNKYPYLFHPGRIGNVELKNRIVMAPMGTMGPHIGYGSTFSDRLITYYERRAKGETGLIITGLSLVSSAHEPWEIDGVNPNIIFNSPWRVPNYLQLTERVHDFGARIFVQLTAGWGRVFPGTLAEQLARRGAQFAAVSGGPLFWRPNIMARELATTEVDDLVQAFGTAALIAKQGGFDGVELHGHEGYLMDQFTTALWNKRTDKYGGDLMGRMHFVLSIIKAIHQNAGADFPIIHRIGLEHKIHGGRKIAEGIEIARILEKAGVSALHVDAGCFENWYWPHPPEYQPPGCMVDLAAMIRPHVHIPVITVGRLGYPDLANRVLEEGKADFVALGRPLLADPDFASKARKGEETEIRPCIGCHECFARLRTRKALSCAVNPQCGDEERLELRPAMVRKRVAVVGGGIAGMEAARVAALRGHSVTLYEKSDRLGGILHIAGKADFKKDIARLFMFQTGQLERLDNIQVRLRTEATPEMLATDQPDVLFIATGSSPLCEADIKGLSTGRYATPEDVYRDEVPPGRNACVVGGGSVGCETALYLAKKGWSVTLVEVLAAVATDLFEANRMMLLDLLTHHGVKLYVGSRVKEVATSALLIDTPQGEERCEADLLVLCIGRQPVNDLVLAVREFIKEVYVIGDCVAPRKIKDAVWEAFKIAITI